DNA from Kitasatospora acidiphila:
CGGTCTCCTCCGCCAGAGCGCGAATGCTCGCCCCGGAGTCGTACTTCTTCTTCAACTCGGCCGCGAGCTTCTCACGCGCGGCACCAGTCACCCGGCTGCCCTTTTTCAGAGTCTCGGCCACCCGTGCCTCCTCGTAGCTGTGCTCGGTCAGATTCCCATGATCACCCATCCCCTGGCTCCTGGCCACCCATTCGACAAGGTCTGTCCGGGGAAAGGAGCGCGCATGGGGCGTATCGCCAGCGCATCGGGGCGCTCACCCTGGGTGTTTGCGCCCCAGCGGGAATCGGGCGCCCAGAGAGAAAGTGCTGATCAGCCGGGTCGCCCGGGCCGAACGCGCAATGGATCCGATTAAAACGGAATCTGAGACCCCCGCATTCCCGGATCGCCTCGGCTGATGAGATCGCATCGGCCGGATGCAGGAGCGTGTGTCTACCGAAGGTGAGCGGCCGGGTTGATCGTGTGACTGCCCGGGGCCGCCGGACGAGCAACGGGCGGCCCCGGCCTGAGCCGGGACCGCCCTCGCGGAAGCAATGGGCCGCCGACGCACGCGCGGCGGCGGTCGACGAAACGTCAGGCCAGCGCGACCAGGTCGTGGTAGGCCGGAGTCCACAGGTCCTCGACGCCGTCGGGCAGCAGGATGATCCGCTCCGGCTCCAGCGCGTCGACCGCGCCCTCGTCGTGGGTGACCAGCACCACGGCCCCGGTGAAGGTGCGCAGCGCGCCCAGGATCTCCTCGCGGCTGGCCGGGTCCAGGTTGTTGGTGGGCTCGTCCAGCAGCAGCACATTGGCCGAGGAGACCACCAGCGAGGCCAGCGCCAGCCGGGTCTTCTCACCACCGGAGAGCACGCCCGCCGGCTTGTCCACGTCGTCGCCGGAGAACAGGAACGAGCCGAGGATCTTGCGGATCTGCACCAGGTCGGTGTCCGGCGCGGAGGAGCGCATGTTCTCCAGGACGGTGCGCTCCGGGTCCAGGGTCTCGTGCTCCTGGGCGTAGTAGCCGATCTTCAGGCCGTGGCCCGGGATCACCTCGCCGGTGTCGGGCTTCTCGACGCCCGCCAGCATCCGCAGCAGCGTGGTCTTGCCGGCGCCGTTGAGGCCGAGCACGACCACCCGGGAGCCGCGGTCGATCGCCAGGTCGACATCGGTGAAGATCTCCAACGAGCCGTAGGACTTGGACAGTCCACTGGCCGTCAGCGGGGTCTTGCCGCACGGGGCCGGGTCGGGGAAGCGCAGCTTGGCGACCTTGTCGGAGGCGCGCACCTGCTCCAGACCGGACAGCAGCTTCTCCGCGCGACGGGCCATGTTCTGCGCGGCGACCGTCTTGGTGGCCTTGGCGCGCATCTTGTCGGCCTGGGCGTTGAGGGTGGCGGCCTTCTTCTCGGCGTTGGCCCGCTCCCGCTTGCGGCGCTTCTCGTCGTCCTCGCGCTGCTGCTGGTACTGCTTCCAGCCCATGTTGTAGATGTCGATCGCGGAGCGGTTGGCGTCCAGGTAGAAGACCTTGTTGACGACCGTCTCGACCAGCTCGACATCGTGCGAGATCACGATGAAGCCGCCCTTGTACGTCTTCAGGAAGTCGCGCAGCCAGGCGATCGAGTCGGCGTCGAGGTGGTTGGTCGGCTCGTCGAGCAGCAGGATGTCGGCGTCGGAGAAGAGGATCCGGGCCAGCTCGACCCGGCGGCGCTGACCGCCGGAGAGGGTGTGCAGCGGCTGGGCGAGGATCCGGTCCGGCAGACCGAGCGCGGCGGCGATGGTGGCGGCCTCGGCCTCGGCGGCGTACCCGCCCTTGGTGAGGAACTCGGTCTCCAGCCTGGAGTACTTCTTCATCGCGTTGTCGCGGGTGGCGCCCTTGCCGTTCGCCATCCGCTCCTCGTTCTCGCGCATCTTCTTCAGCACGGTGTCCAGGCCGCGCGCGGAGAGGATCCGGTCGCGGGCCAGCACGTCGAGGTCGCCGGTGCGCGGGTCCTGCGGGAGGTAGCCGACCTCGCCGGAGCGGGTGACCTGGCCGCCGGCCGGCAGGCCCTCGCCGGCCAGCACCTTGGTCAGCGTGGTCTTGCCGGCGCCGTTGCGCCCGACCAGGCCGATCCGGTCGCCGGGGGCCACCCGGAAGCTGGCGGACTCGATGAGGATGCGGGCACCGGCACGCAGTTCGAGGGCGTTAGCGGAAATCATGGCTGGTGGAGACTCCTGTGACGGGAAGCGGCGGGCGACAGATCGGACGGGCGGGTGCCGCCGCTAATACAGAGCGATAACAGCCATGCGGGCCAGTCTACCGGGCACGCCGAGGGTGCCCGGATGAATTATCCGGAGGTCCCGACCGGCTGCCGGGCGCGGTACCGGTCGGGGCCGGGCCGCCGGCGCGGGGTCGGTGCGCCGGCGGCCCGCCGTCAGTGCGTGGGCTGCTGGGCCGGGCTCGGGCAGCCGCCGGCCGCCGGCTCGGCCGCGAACGGCGCCGAGGCGCTGCCGCACGGGATCTCGGTGATGCCGGTGTCGGCGTCCACCACCCGGCTGCCGAGCAGCGGGCCGTCGTTCAGCCGGACCCGGTGGCCGTCCAGCCGGATCAGCTCCACGGCGGGGCCGGTGTTGAGCACGAAGCTGTGGTCGATCAGCTTGAAGCCGGTCACCGAGCCGGGCAGCTGCCGACCCGAGCCGGTGGTGCCGGTGCAGGCGCGCGGCAGCAGCACGGCGTCGTCCGTGCTCACGGCGCGCTGCGGGTCGTAGAGGCAGCCGGCCTGCGGGCGGGAGTTGAACCTGAGGTCGCCGTCACGGTCGCGGAAGCCCATGGTCAGCCCCGGGGTGAGCACCTGCACCCACGGCTCCGGGCCGAGCACGGTCTGCACCGCGGAAGCCGCCCGCTCCAGCTCCAGCTCCTTGCGCTGCACGTCGGTGCGCTGGGCGCCGCCCGGATCGTTGTCGCCGTGCAGCCAATCGGACAGGCCGGGCACCGAGCGGTGCCAGCGGACCTGGTGGTCGGCGACCCGCAGCGAGGTGACCATGCCGTCGTCCCAGACCACGACCGCGCTCTGCTCCGGCGAGCCGTTCTGTCCCAGCATCGACACGTGCAGCGCGGTGGCACCGTCCCGCCGGTACGACCAAAGGAGTGAACCGGTCGACGGGTCGTAGGCCTCCAGACCGGGACCGATCCGGAAGTCCGGAGTGACCGGGTCGGCCGACTGGGCGCTCACCGGGCTGGCCTCCGCCTTGCCGGGTGCGGAGACCTGATCCCCGAACGGCACCGGGCGGTTGGCATGGGCTGCCGCACCGGCGCCGAGGATCAGCAGCACCGCCAGCGCGGGCAGGGCGGACCGGGGGTCAGGGTTCGAAACGGCTTCCAGGACACCTCCGGAGGGTACCTGGCCCGTCCGTCAGCGTCAGCACGGCGGGTCTGCCCCGCACAGTGGCGGGAGGCGAACCGGACAATCCCAGGTCAGCTCTGGGCACCCACGCCAAGCAGGCCCGACCCGATCAATATCGGACGAGTGAGGCGCTGACAATGGACCACAGTCGTGTCTTTTTCCAACCGGATTAGTCCAGACTCGCTGAATGTGTCCACTTTAGAGTGACATTCGGCTTTTCCAGCACTTCGTCCCCTTACTGTCTGTGTCACCGCACACACGGTGCGCGCCCGCACGTCGCGGCCGGACCAGAGGAGAGACGATGCGCATCGGCCGCGTGGCCCTGGCCGGGTCCGCACTGCTGCTACTCACCACCGCGGGCATCTCCAGCAGCACCGACCCGCTCAGCACCGCCGACCGCGGGCTCGCGAGCGGCGCCCGCGACAGCGGTGCGGAGCCGGCCTCGCGCCCCGGAGTGCCCAAGCCCAACACCCGGCGGCTCGACCACAAGGTGCCGTTCGGTGCCTTCGTCGGCTCCTGGGACAACTACATCCCGCAGATCGCGCGGATGTCGGCCTGGCTGCACGGCGCCGACATGCAGGTCGGCCACACATATCTGGCCGGAAACAACTGGAACGACGTCGAGGGCGACAACCGGGTCCTCGCGCTCTGGGCGCAGTGGCGACTGGCCGACCGCAGCCGCACCCTGGTGCTGAATGTGCCGATGCTCACACCCAACGAGGGCAACGTGCCCGACGACCAGGTGGCCGACCTGCTCGGCCAGGGCGCCCGCGGCGCGTTCGACCAGCACTACCTGCGGCTGGCCCGCAAGCTGGTGGCACTCGGCGGCGGCGACACCGTGATCGTGCTCGGCTGGGAGATGAACGGCATCACCTACACCGGCCGCTGCCGCCCCGACCCGGCCGCCTGGAAGACCTACTGGCGCCGGATCGTCGACCTGATGCGCTCGGTGCCGGGGCAGCGCTTCCGGTTCGACTTCACCCCCAGCCGGGGCCTGGACGACATCGCCTGGACCAAGTGCTACCCGGGCGACGACGTGGTGGACATCATCGGCACCGACAGCTACGACCAGCCGTCCGGCGCCACCTTCGACGACATGGTCAACGAGCCCTACGGCCTCGAGGAGCAGGTGGAGTTCGCCGCCAAGCGCGGCAAGCCGGTCTCGTACCCGGAGTGGGGACTGTTCCGCAACGGGGACGACCCCGAGTACGTCCGGCGGATGGTCGACTGGATGCGCACCCACGACACCGCCTACCAGACCGTCACCGACTACTGCCCGCACGGCTTCTGGGAGTGCCACGACAACCCGCAGGCCAGCGCCGTCTACCGGGCTCTGCTGAGCGGTGGCCAGGAGGCGGCGGCCGGGCCCGACGACGACACCGCGGCGCGCCCGCCCCGGCCGCACCCCTCCATCGACGCCGAGACGCCGACCCGCCCGCACCCGCACCCCCACCCGCATCCCGACTCGGACGACACCCCGGCGGCGACCCGCGTCCCCTCCTCGGCCCCCAAGCCGGCGAGGCCGTCCGCGACTCCGACGGCCCCGCTGATGCCGGACCTGTCGATGCTGCCCAACCTGCTGCCCAGCATCCCGTCCGGCCTCACCGACCTGTCCGGCCTGGTCCCCGACCTGTCCAAGCTCCCGCGGGTGAGCCTGCGTCCGGGGAACGGCTGACATCGCGCCGCTGAGCCCGGGCGGCCCGCCCGGGCTCAGCGGCGCAACAGGGCCCGCAGCCGCCGGACCGGTCCGCGCAGGTGCGGCGCCAGTGCCACCCGGCTGCGGACCACGGCCAGCCGCAGGGTCAGCCTGACCGCGCACCGGCGCGGGCCGAGCAGCAGCCGCAGGTTGCGCTCACGGTCCGGCCGCCACCGCTCCTTGTACGGCTCCTCACCGCGCATCAGGCTGAGCTCCGGAACGCCCGCCTGGACCGCCTCCTGCAGTGATGTCCCGAACAGCAGTCCGGCGATGTCCAAGCGCTCGCGCAACCCCGGATGCGCGCCGTACAGGTAGAGCCCGGCGAGCCTGGGGCAGAGCATCAGCAGGTCCACCGCCATCAGCTCACCGCCGAGGTAGTAGCGGTAGACCACCGCCTGGCCGGACCGGGCCAGCCGCCCCGTCGACTCCACCAGGTGCGCCCGGAAGTGCTCGCTCAGGTGCTCGGGGGTGACGCGGCGGCTCTGCCACTGCAAGGCGTGCAGGCGCAGCAGGTCCGCCATCGCCGCCCCGGCCTCGGCGGCCGGCACCCGGCGCGCCTCGACGCCGGTGTCCGCCAGCTTGCGCTGCTTGGCCCGGCTGCGCTGGGCGGTCCGCCCGGGCAGCCGGGTCATGAGCTGCTCCATCGGCACAGCTGGAAGGTACTGGCACACCGAGTCCGCCAGTTGGTGCCGCCGCCCGGTCCAGGCGGCGTACAGCAGGTGCGCGGCCGAGCCGGCCCGCACCTCGCGCAACTCCAGCGCCTGCCACGGCCGGCGCACCGGCAGCGCGGCGGCCAGTCGGCTGGCCGCCTCAGCGGCGTGCTCGTCGTCCAGCAGCACATCGGTGTAGTCGATCAGGCCGCCGCCGAGCCCGGTGAGCGTGCCGGTGCGGGTACGGTGCAGGGCGACGGCCCCGACCAGCACGCCCTCCCGGCGCACCAGCACCACTCGCAGCGCGCCGGGCCGGCCGTACGCGCGCCACCAGGACGCCTGCCAGCCGACCGCTTGGAACGGCGTGGCGCTGCGGCAGCGGGCGGCCAACACGTCCCACTCCTCGGCCAGTTCGTCCAGCGCGGCGTCGTCGCAGCGCAGTTCGGTCTGCCAGTCGGTCGCCGAGCGGGCCGGTTCGGACAGCGGCAGCGGGCGGCGGCGCAGCGGGTGCGGCGGGTGCAGCGAGGTCACGGGGTTCTCCCGGCCGGCTCCTCGGTCCGCATGGCGGGCTCGTCCGCCCGGGCGGCCGGCTCGTCCTGCTTCGCGGCCGGCTTGGCCTCCTTGGCGCTCGGCCTGGTCTCCTTCGCGCTCGGCCTGCCGGCGTGCCTGCCCGACGGCCGGAGCGCCGACTTCGCGGTGCCGGCCTGCTGCCTGGCCGGCTTCGCGGCGGCGGGCTGCGGCTGCTGGGGCGGCTGCTCGTCCTTGGCCGGTTGCTCCTTCGCCGGCCGCTCCTTCGCCGGTTGCTCCCTGACCGGTTGTTCCTTGATCAGTTGTTCCGTGGCCGGCTGCTCCTTCGCCGGTTGCTCCTTGCGCGGCTGGTCATTGGCCCGTTGTTCTTTGGCCGGCGCAGGGACCACGGCGGTCTCGGGTGCCGGGGCCGGGAGCACGGCGGTCTCGGGTACCGGCGCAGGGAGCACGGCGGTCTCGGGTACCGGCGCAGGGACCACGGCGGTCTCGGGTACCGGCGCAGGGACCACGGCGGTCTCGGGTGCCGGCGCAGGGACCACGGCGGTCTCGGGTGCCGGGGCCGGGAGCACGGCCGCCACCGGCGCCGGGGCCGGCACCGCGGTGGCGGGCTCGGGGGTCACCGGTGTACCGTCCGCGGACCGCCGACGGACCATCAGCGCCAGCGAGCCGAGCAGCACCCCGGCAGCGGCGCCGACCGCGACGTCCAGCGCGCCGGTGGGGCTGGTCGGCTTGTCGGGCGCGGCGGCGGGCGCCAGCGGGACCAGACGCACCCCGGTGTCCCTGCTGGTGCCGTTGGCGAAGGCGATCAGCGCCCGGGCCACCGCGTCGGCCGTCCGAACCGCGTCCTTGGGGCGCGTGCCGGTGCCGTCGATCTCGATCACCGGGGCATCGGGCGAGGTGGTGGCGCTCACCAGGCTGGTCAGTTCGGCCGGGGTCTGCCCGGCGTCGCCGGCGGCCAGCGCCAGCACCTGCGGCTGACCGGCCAAACGCCCGTACGCCTGAGCGAAGTTGACCGCCTGGGTAGCCTCGGTGGCGGTCTCGGGGACCACCACCACATAGGAGTTGGCCGTGTACTGGGGCGTTGCCATGACGGCGTAGCCGCCGCCGACCAGCGCGCCCAGCGGAACGGCCGCGACCAGTGGCCACAGACGGCGAACCGAGCCGTGGATGAGGTGTGTTCGGTCGAACATCTCAGATCTCCCTCTCCGCCAGGGCCGGCGCCCCGCGCCGACCGAGCCGCTGGTACAGCTCACCCAGGCGGGCCGCTGTGTGGACGATGTCGTAGTGGGCCACGGCCGGTGGGCGCGGCAGCGGGCCGACCGGGCGGGCGGTGGCGAGGTCGAGCAGCGCCTCGCGGTAGGCGTCGGCGGTCGAGGCCAGCTTCCGGGCGCCGGGGGCCGCGTCGGCGGGCAGTTCCTCCAGGGCCGGGCAGCCGCTGTGCAGCACCGGCAGTCCCGCCGCCAGCCCCTCCAGGACGGCCAGCCCGAAGGTCTCCTCCACCGAGGGCGCGGCCAGCACGTCCATGGCGGTCAACAGCTCGGGCACATCGGCCCGTTCACCGGTGAGGACGGCTCTCGGGCCGGCCGCTCGGGTCAGCCGGTCCCGTTCCGGGCCCTCCCCCACCACCAGCAGCCGCACCTGGTCCGGCAGTCGGGTCAGCGCCTCGGCCAGCACCTCGAAGCGCTTGCCGGGAACCAGCCTGCCGACCGCGCCGACCACGAACGCCTGCTCGGGCAGCCCGAGTTCGCGGCGCAACCGGGCCCGCAGCGCGGACCGCTCGGGCTCGTCGTGCCGCAGCCGCCCGGCCTCGATGCCGTTCGGCAGCACCGCCACCCGCTGCCCGGGCACGCCCCAGTCGGCGAGGGTGCCGGCGACCTGCCGGGACACCGCCACCGTGGTGCTGCCGAGCCGTTCCGCCGCCAGGTAGAGGGACTTGACGCCGGCGCTGACCGGTCGGCCCTCGATGGTCCCGGCATGCAGCGAGTGCTCGGTGGCCAGCACCACCCGGACTCCGGCCAGCCGGGCGGCAAGACGGCCGTAGAGCCCGGCCCGGTAGAGGTGGGTGTGCACCGCGTCGTAACGACCGTGCCGGATCAACCGGATGAGCCGGGGCAGCACCCCGAGGTCGCGGTTGCCGCGCATCGCCAGGTGGTGCACCCGCACGCCCTCCGCACGCAGCGCCGCCGCCACGCTGCCCGGGTTGCTGAGGGTGGCCACCTCGCAGTCGATGCCGGGCGGCAAGTGGCGGATCGTCAGCAGCAGTTGCTGCTCGGCCCCGCCGGCCGCCAGGCCGGTGATGATGTGCAGCACTCTCATTCGGCCGCCCCCCGTCTGCGCAGGTCGGCGATGACCTCGCGCAGCCCGTGCCGCCCACGCTTGGCGCGCAGCCGCCAGGCCCCGTCCCGGTCGCCGACGTAGCAGCGGGGCAGGGCGTAGCGGCCGGCCAGCGCACTGTGCCGGATCGCCACCGCATAGTCGTAGCCGGCCCGTTGCACCGCCCGGATGGCGGCGGCGTCCAGCGCGCCGTACGGGTAGCAGAAGCCGCGCACCGGCTCGCCGAGCAGCTCGGTCAGCAGCGTCCGGCTGCCTTCCACCTCAGCCCTCAGCACCCCGGGCGGCACTTCGGGCAGCGCCAGGTGGCTCATGCCGTGCGAGCCGATCTCCCAGCCTGCGGCAGCGAGTTCACAAACCTGACGCTCCGTCAGCAGAGGTTTGCGCGGCCCCTCTGCGTCCCAGCAGTTGACATCGCCGAGTCGTTCGGTGACCACGAAGGCGGTGGCCGTGAAGCCGTGTTCGGAGAGCACCGGGACCACGTGCCCGGCGAAGTCCGCGTAGCCGTCGTCGAAGGTCAGGCCGACCAGCCGCTCGCGCCGACCGGCCGCCCTGGCGGCGAGCAGTTCGCGCACGCTCACGCCGCGCCAGCCGCGCACGGCCAGCCAGCGCATCTGCTGGGCGAACCGCCCGGGGCTGACGGTGAGCAGGTACGGATCCTCCTCCTCGTCGGCCACCGAGTGGTACATCAGGATCCACGGCATCGCTGGTCGGCGACCGTTCCCGGAGGGACCGCCCTGTTGGGGCAGATACGTGCGGCCCGTGAGTTCAGCGACCATCGCGCAGCGTTCCTTCCTGCAGACGTGGCGCCGGCCCGGCGCCCTCGGGGCCCCTGTTCAGGCGCAGCAGAGCCCGAACCCGGTTGGCCGGGCCGGTCAGCTCGCGCGCGCCGAGCAGCGCGCCGAGCACGAGATAGGCCGCCAGCACGGCGGCGCCGCCGGCCAGCACCGCGGGCAGGCCGGTGCCGACCGCGTCGCAGGCGGCGAGGCCGGCCGCGGTGGCACCGGCGGCGGCCAGGATCAGGCGGGCCTGGCCGATCAGCACCCGGCGGGTACGCAGCGCGATCCCGCGCAGCGCCAGGCCGCGCAGCAGCAGCACGGCGGTGGTGGTGATGCCCGCCGCATTGCCGCCCGCCACGCCGAGCGCCCCGAACCGGGCCGCGCAGGCCAGGCCGACCAGCGTGGTGACGGCCAGGCCGAGCACCATCGCGGCTACCGGGAACCAGTCGAACAGCCGCCCGCCGCCGCCGTCGTCGCGCGGGTCGTCGGCCCGCCGCACCGCCGGGCGCATCGAGAAGAACGGCCGGACCATCACCCCGATCAGGGCCTGGGCGAGCAGGCCGAAGCTGTAGACCCGGATCACCTGGGCGGTGGCGGCGGTGTCGGCGAAGCCGAACGCGCCGCGCTGGAAGAGCAGGTCGACCACGGCGGGCGCGCAGGCGAACAGGAAGGCCATGCCCGCCAGCACCACGGCCGCCGCGTGGCCGAGGTCCTTCTCCACCCGGTCCCGGGCCGCGGTCAGGTCGCCGGCGGCCAGCGCCCTGGCCACCAGCGGAAAGGTCACGGTGCAGATCAGGATGGCGGTGGTCATGGCGAGTTGGGAGACCTTGGCCGCGTAGTTGAGGTGCGAGATGGTGCCGGGCGGCAGCGCCGAGCCGAGGTAGCGCTCGATGAAGACCTGGGACTGCCGGGTCAGGGTGAACGCCGCAACCGGCAGCAGCGCCAGGGGACTCAGCAGCAGCGGGCGGCCGCCGCCGTCCTTGCCGCGGTG
Protein-coding regions in this window:
- a CDS encoding helix-turn-helix domain-containing protein, whose product is MAETLKKGSRVTGAAREKLAAELKKKYDSGASIRALAEETGRSYGFVHRMLSETGVNLRGRGGATRGKAKATAAAGS
- a CDS encoding ABC-F family ATP-binding cassette domain-containing protein, whose translation is MISANALELRAGARILIESASFRVAPGDRIGLVGRNGAGKTTLTKVLAGEGLPAGGQVTRSGEVGYLPQDPRTGDLDVLARDRILSARGLDTVLKKMRENEERMANGKGATRDNAMKKYSRLETEFLTKGGYAAEAEAATIAAALGLPDRILAQPLHTLSGGQRRRVELARILFSDADILLLDEPTNHLDADSIAWLRDFLKTYKGGFIVISHDVELVETVVNKVFYLDANRSAIDIYNMGWKQYQQQREDDEKRRKRERANAEKKAATLNAQADKMRAKATKTVAAQNMARRAEKLLSGLEQVRASDKVAKLRFPDPAPCGKTPLTASGLSKSYGSLEIFTDVDLAIDRGSRVVVLGLNGAGKTTLLRMLAGVEKPDTGEVIPGHGLKIGYYAQEHETLDPERTVLENMRSSAPDTDLVQIRKILGSFLFSGDDVDKPAGVLSGGEKTRLALASLVVSSANVLLLDEPTNNLDPASREEILGALRTFTGAVVLVTHDEGAVDALEPERIILLPDGVEDLWTPAYHDLVALA
- a CDS encoding PQQ-binding-like beta-propeller repeat protein; translated protein: MLLILGAGAAAHANRPVPFGDQVSAPGKAEASPVSAQSADPVTPDFRIGPGLEAYDPSTGSLLWSYRRDGATALHVSMLGQNGSPEQSAVVVWDDGMVTSLRVADHQVRWHRSVPGLSDWLHGDNDPGGAQRTDVQRKELELERAASAVQTVLGPEPWVQVLTPGLTMGFRDRDGDLRFNSRPQAGCLYDPQRAVSTDDAVLLPRACTGTTGSGRQLPGSVTGFKLIDHSFVLNTGPAVELIRLDGHRVRLNDGPLLGSRVVDADTGITEIPCGSASAPFAAEPAAGGCPSPAQQPTH
- a CDS encoding glycoside hydrolase family 26 protein — translated: MRIGRVALAGSALLLLTTAGISSSTDPLSTADRGLASGARDSGAEPASRPGVPKPNTRRLDHKVPFGAFVGSWDNYIPQIARMSAWLHGADMQVGHTYLAGNNWNDVEGDNRVLALWAQWRLADRSRTLVLNVPMLTPNEGNVPDDQVADLLGQGARGAFDQHYLRLARKLVALGGGDTVIVLGWEMNGITYTGRCRPDPAAWKTYWRRIVDLMRSVPGQRFRFDFTPSRGLDDIAWTKCYPGDDVVDIIGTDSYDQPSGATFDDMVNEPYGLEEQVEFAAKRGKPVSYPEWGLFRNGDDPEYVRRMVDWMRTHDTAYQTVTDYCPHGFWECHDNPQASAVYRALLSGGQEAAAGPDDDTAARPPRPHPSIDAETPTRPHPHPHPHPDSDDTPAATRVPSSAPKPARPSATPTAPLMPDLSMLPNLLPSIPSGLTDLSGLVPDLSKLPRVSLRPGNG
- a CDS encoding GNAT family N-acetyltransferase, with protein sequence MTSLHPPHPLRRRPLPLSEPARSATDWQTELRCDDAALDELAEEWDVLAARCRSATPFQAVGWQASWWRAYGRPGALRVVLVRREGVLVGAVALHRTRTGTLTGLGGGLIDYTDVLLDDEHAAEAASRLAAALPVRRPWQALELREVRAGSAAHLLYAAWTGRRHQLADSVCQYLPAVPMEQLMTRLPGRTAQRSRAKQRKLADTGVEARRVPAAEAGAAMADLLRLHALQWQSRRVTPEHLSEHFRAHLVESTGRLARSGQAVVYRYYLGGELMAVDLLMLCPRLAGLYLYGAHPGLRERLDIAGLLFGTSLQEAVQAGVPELSLMRGEEPYKERWRPDRERNLRLLLGPRRCAVRLTLRLAVVRSRVALAPHLRGPVRRLRALLRR
- a CDS encoding pentapeptide repeat-containing protein is translated as MAGSSARAAGSSCFAAGLASLALGLVSFALGLPACLPDGRSADFAVPACCLAGFAAAGCGCWGGCSSLAGCSFAGRSFAGCSLTGCSLISCSVAGCSFAGCSLRGWSLARCSLAGAGTTAVSGAGAGSTAVSGTGAGSTAVSGTGAGTTAVSGTGAGTTAVSGAGAGTTAVSGAGAGSTAATGAGAGTAVAGSGVTGVPSADRRRTISASEPSSTPAAAPTATSSAPVGLVGLSGAAAGASGTRRTPVSLLVPLAKAISARATASAVRTASLGRVPVPSISITGASGEVVALTRLVSSAGVCPASPAASASTCG
- a CDS encoding glycosyltransferase, with the translated sequence MRVLHIITGLAAGGAEQQLLLTIRHLPPGIDCEVATLSNPGSVAAALRAEGVRVHHLAMRGNRDLGVLPRLIRLIRHGRYDAVHTHLYRAGLYGRLAARLAGVRVVLATEHSLHAGTIEGRPVSAGVKSLYLAAERLGSTTVAVSRQVAGTLADWGVPGQRVAVLPNGIEAGRLRHDEPERSALRARLRRELGLPEQAFVVGAVGRLVPGKRFEVLAEALTRLPDQVRLLVVGEGPERDRLTRAAGPRAVLTGERADVPELLTAMDVLAAPSVEETFGLAVLEGLAAGLPVLHSGCPALEELPADAAPGARKLASTADAYREALLDLATARPVGPLPRPPAVAHYDIVHTAARLGELYQRLGRRGAPALAEREI
- a CDS encoding polysaccharide deacetylase family protein codes for the protein MVAELTGRTYLPQQGGPSGNGRRPAMPWILMYHSVADEEEDPYLLTVSPGRFAQQMRWLAVRGWRGVSVRELLAARAAGRRERLVGLTFDDGYADFAGHVVPVLSEHGFTATAFVVTERLGDVNCWDAEGPRKPLLTERQVCELAAAGWEIGSHGMSHLALPEVPPGVLRAEVEGSRTLLTELLGEPVRGFCYPYGALDAAAIRAVQRAGYDYAVAIRHSALAGRYALPRCYVGDRDGAWRLRAKRGRHGLREVIADLRRRGAAE
- a CDS encoding lipid II flippase MurJ, which codes for MTTTERLATAPRADRQPSFLAKAFGITAVLSAAGSGLGLLRDLLLARYFGADKGTDAFLVSWTVPETAAPLLIEDAMAFLMVPAFSLALVLREERPDGPDPVRQLTGATLPWLIAALCGLSGATMLWAPQLVHVLAPGLASPRLAVTCTRFTAVTIVPFGLAGYFAAALRAHHRFSAPAAIYVAYNVGILAVLAVCHSLLGVRSAALGVAFGSLLMAGVLVGPFARMLHRGRAGHRGKDGGGRPLLLSPLALLPVAAFTLTRQSQVFIERYLGSALPPGTISHLNYAAKVSQLAMTTAILICTVTFPLVARALAAGDLTAARDRVEKDLGHAAAVVLAGMAFLFACAPAVVDLLFQRGAFGFADTAATAQVIRVYSFGLLAQALIGVMVRPFFSMRPAVRRADDPRDDGGGGRLFDWFPVAAMVLGLAVTTLVGLACAARFGALGVAGGNAAGITTTAVLLLRGLALRGIALRTRRVLIGQARLILAAAGATAAGLAACDAVGTGLPAVLAGGAAVLAAYLVLGALLGARELTGPANRVRALLRLNRGPEGAGPAPRLQEGTLRDGR